Genomic window (Pirellulales bacterium):
AGGAACCGTATCGACGGCTCGCCGATGAGTTGCGCGCCGTCGGTCGAACCGAACCGTCGCTGGCCGCGATCGAGATAATTCTGTTCCGCGACCGCTTTCCCGTCGACGTGCGGCATAACGCGAAGATCCGCCGCGAGGAGTTGGCGACATGGGCGGCCCGGCGATGCGCCGCGGGCGGGGACGCAGCGGCTCGCGCTGGAATGTTGTCGAACGGTTTCTGAATTCTGACTGCTTGTTGGCGGACCTCTGCCCTCTTGCCTTCCTGCCATGCTCTCTCTCGTCACCGGCGGCGGCGGTTTTTTGGGGGGGGCGATCGTGCGGCGCTTGCTCGCGCGCGGCGACCGGGTGCGGGTTCTGGCGCGGGGAGAGTATCCCGACCTCGCAGCCGCGGGGGTCGAGCTCGTCCGCGGCGACGTCGCCAATCCGCTGTCGGTCGACGCGGCGTGCACGGGGGTCGATTGCGTCTACCACGTCGCGGCGCTCGCGGGGGTGCAGCAGGACCGCCGGCCGTTCGAGCGCGTCAACCTCTACGGTACGCACAACGTGATCGAAGCGTGTCGGCATCGCGGGGCGACGCGGCTGGTTTACGCCAGCAGTCCAAGCGTGACGTTCGCGGGAGAGGATCAGTGCGGCGTCGACGAGTCGGCGCCGCTGGCCATCGAATGGCTCGAAGCGCATCGCAGTTGGTACTCGGCCTCCAAAGCGCGGGCCGAGGAGGCGGTGCTGGCGGCCAGCGACTCGCAATTGCGAACCTGCGCGTTGCGGCCGCACCTCATCTGGGGACCGGGGGACAATCACCTCGTGCCGCGGCTCGTGGCGCGGGCGCGCAAGGGGCGGCTCGCGCGGATCGGCGATGGCGCCAATGCGGTCGATACGATTTACGTCGACAACGCGGCGGCGGCG
Coding sequences:
- a CDS encoding NAD-dependent epimerase/dehydratase family protein produces the protein MLSLVTGGGGFLGGAIVRRLLARGDRVRVLARGEYPDLAAAGVELVRGDVANPLSVDAACTGVDCVYHVAALAGVQQDRRPFERVNLYGTHNVIEACRHRGATRLVYASSPSVTFAGEDQCGVDESAPLAIEWLEAHRSWYSASKARAEEAVLAASDSQLRTCALRPHLIWGPGDNHLVPRLVARARKGRLARIGDGANAVDTIYVDNAAAAHLAAADALAEADSPVAGRAYFLSQGEPVNCWAWIDEILAAAELPPVRRTVSYSAAWRIGAACEQLFRLAPRREPPLTRFVAAQLAKSHWFDISAARRDLGYAPGVSTAHGMERLGEWLRLGTRGAGH